A DNA window from Streptomyces parvus contains the following coding sequences:
- a CDS encoding vitamin K epoxide reductase family protein: protein MTTAAVDHDLSSDQDEGGRKRTFGAGRGLALLLVITGAAGLLASWVITIDKFKLLEDPSFTPGCSLNPVVACGNIMKSEQASAFGFPNPMLGLVTYGMVIAIGTGLLAGARYRSWFWLGLNAGTLFGVGFCTWLQYQSLYNINSLCLWCCLAWVATIVMFCYVTTHNVKHRILPAPAWLRNGLTEFAWVLPVMWIGIIGMLILTRWWDFWTS from the coding sequence ATGACGACTGCAGCGGTAGACCACGATCTCTCCTCCGATCAGGACGAGGGCGGCCGCAAGCGCACCTTCGGGGCCGGACGCGGTCTAGCCCTGCTTCTGGTGATCACCGGCGCGGCCGGCCTGCTGGCCTCCTGGGTCATCACGATCGACAAGTTCAAGCTGCTGGAAGACCCCTCCTTCACGCCAGGCTGCAGCCTCAACCCCGTCGTCGCCTGCGGCAACATCATGAAGAGCGAGCAGGCGTCGGCGTTCGGGTTCCCCAACCCGATGCTGGGTCTGGTCACGTACGGCATGGTCATCGCGATCGGGACGGGCCTGCTCGCCGGTGCCCGCTACCGCAGCTGGTTCTGGCTCGGGCTGAACGCCGGGACGCTGTTCGGCGTCGGCTTCTGCACCTGGCTGCAGTACCAGTCGCTGTACAACATCAACTCGCTCTGCCTGTGGTGCTGCCTGGCCTGGGTCGCCACCATCGTCATGTTCTGCTACGTGACCACGCACAACGTCAAGCACCGCATCCTCCCGGCCCCGGCCTGGCTGCGGAACGGGCTCACCGAGTTCGCCTGGGTGCTTCCGGTGATGTGGATCGGGATCATCGGCATGCTGATCCTGACCCGCTGGTGGGACTTCTGGACCAGCTGA
- the hisS gene encoding histidine--tRNA ligase, producing MSTFQAPKGTYDLTPPRSATFLAVREAISAPLRDSGYGYIETPGFENVELFARGVGESTDIVTKEMYTLTTKGGDQLALRPEGTASVLRAALEANLHKAGNLPVKLWYSGSYYRYERPQAGRYRHFSQVGAEAIGTEDPALDAELIILADQAYRSLGLRQFRILLNSLGDKECRPVYREALQTFLRDLDLDEETRRRIEINPLRVLDDKRADVQKQLTDAPKLRDYLCDACKAYHEEVRALLAAAGVAFEDDEKLVRGLDYYTRTTFEFVHDGLGSQSAVGGGGRYDGLSEMIGGPELPSVGWALGVDRTVLALEAEGVELDLPATTSVYAVPLGEEARRVLFGVVTELRRTGIAADFAFGGRGLKGAMKSANRSGARYTLVAGERDLAEGVVQLKDMESGEQTAVPLAEAAAELAKRLG from the coding sequence GTGAGCACCTTTCAGGCCCCCAAGGGCACGTACGACCTGACCCCGCCCCGTTCCGCGACGTTCCTGGCGGTGCGCGAGGCCATCTCCGCGCCCCTGCGCGACTCCGGCTACGGCTACATCGAGACGCCCGGCTTCGAGAACGTCGAGCTGTTCGCACGCGGTGTCGGCGAGTCCACCGACATCGTCACCAAGGAGATGTACACCCTCACCACCAAGGGCGGCGACCAGCTGGCGCTGCGTCCCGAGGGCACCGCGTCCGTCCTGCGCGCGGCCCTGGAGGCCAACCTCCACAAGGCGGGCAACCTCCCCGTCAAGCTCTGGTACTCCGGCTCGTACTACCGCTACGAGCGCCCGCAGGCGGGCCGTTACCGCCACTTCTCGCAGGTCGGTGCCGAGGCCATCGGCACCGAGGACCCGGCCCTGGACGCCGAGCTGATCATCCTGGCCGACCAGGCGTACCGCTCGCTGGGCCTGCGCCAGTTCCGCATCCTGCTGAACTCGCTGGGCGACAAGGAGTGCCGCCCGGTCTACCGCGAGGCGCTCCAGACCTTCCTGCGCGACCTGGACCTCGACGAGGAGACCCGCCGCCGCATCGAGATCAACCCGCTGCGCGTCCTGGACGACAAGCGGGCCGACGTCCAGAAACAGCTGACCGACGCCCCGAAGCTCCGCGACTACCTGTGCGACGCGTGCAAGGCGTACCACGAAGAAGTCCGTGCCCTGCTCGCGGCGGCCGGAGTCGCGTTCGAGGACGACGAGAAGCTGGTGCGCGGCCTCGACTACTACACCCGTACGACCTTCGAGTTCGTCCACGACGGTCTCGGCTCGCAGTCCGCGGTGGGCGGCGGCGGCCGCTACGACGGCCTCTCCGAGATGATCGGCGGCCCCGAGCTGCCGTCGGTCGGCTGGGCGCTCGGCGTGGACCGCACGGTCCTCGCCCTGGAGGCCGAGGGAGTCGAGCTCGACCTCCCGGCCACCACCAGCGTCTACGCGGTCCCGCTCGGCGAGGAGGCCCGCCGGGTGCTCTTCGGCGTCGTCACCGAGCTGCGCCGCACGGGCATCGCCGCCGACTTCGCGTTCGGCGGCCGCGGCCTGAAGGGCGCGATGAAGAGCGCCAACCGCTCGGGCGCCCGCTACACCCTGGTCGCGGGCGAGCGCGATCTCGCCGAGGGCGTCGTCCAGCTCAAGGACATGGAGTCCGGCGAGCAGACCGCGGTACCGCTGGCGGAGGCCGCGGCGGAGCTGGCGAAGCGGCTCGGCTGA